One window of the Pyrus communis chromosome 17, drPyrComm1.1, whole genome shotgun sequence genome contains the following:
- the LOC137723604 gene encoding probable LRR receptor-like serine/threonine-protein kinase At3g47570, with protein sequence MEHSRRTHGRLILFKLFHGFILLCMTTRLQSATLSSTSLGNETDHLALLDFKKHITQDALRVMSSWNDSIHFCSWVGVTCNHSTKRVLNLNLPDQNLAGSLPHSIGNLSYLTSINLGSNSFRGEIPQEIGRLQSLHVLNLSHNSFSGKIPTNLSQCTQLKTLEFRYNELIGSIPKQLSSLSKLKHLVLYYNSLTGTIPSWIGNFSSLRWLDFAANNFQGSIPNALGRLTRLQEFALEGNKLSGIIPASIYNISSIYLFGVTTNQLHGELPTNLGLTLPNLQEFVCSDNQFTGIIPVSLSNASRLQVIDFSTNGLTGTIPGENLGTLRSLVTLNLNHNRLGSGKAGDLNFLKFLANCTSLEVLGLSENQFGGELPVSMSNLSTTLRNLYLGTNSIHGSIPLGIGNLVNLALVEMDNNYFSGSLPEEIGRLQKLNVLYLDDNTFSGPIPSSLGNMTSLTKLFLQQNRFLGNIPPSLGDCHHLLLLNLSVNNLTGTIPKEIFGLSSLSISLTMSDNQLTGPLPSEVGLLVHLVELDLSRNNLSAEIPTSLGSCIMLVRLQLEGNEFQGIIPQSFKSLRSLEEIDLSSNNLSGQIPEFLSKFRFLRHLNLSYNNFEGKMPEEGIFSNATGLSILGNANLCGGSSKLHLHACPNIKPHLSRGLFARKVVISVACALAIIIGMSCLIVARSMLKRPRSISVSSRSYEDWKASVSYSELVQSTDGFSTENLIGSGSFGSVYKGVVPGDGTLVAVKVLNLQQQGASKSFMDECKALRSVRHRNLLKIITACSSIDNQGQDFKSLVFEYMVNGSLEMWLHPRNDEHTQSKRLSLVQRLNIVIDVASALDYLHNHCETSIVHCDMKPNNVLLDEDLVAHVGDFGLARFLLEASNDPAQSQTISTGLKGSIGYIPPEYGMGGQVSILGDVYSFGILLLEMFTGRRPTDDIFKDGLSIHQFTAMAMPDHAMDRVDPLLLVECEDADVDGSPIQARRLVECSVSVMQIGLSCSATSPSERMLMGAVVNKLKTIRDSYLKLRGRG encoded by the exons ATGGAGCATTCACGTCGAACTCATGGCAGGCTGATTTTGTTTAAACTCTTTCATGGCTTCATTCTTTTATGCATGACCACACGTCTGCAATCTGCAACACTGTCCAGCACTAGTCTTGGAAATGAAACTGATCACCTGGCGCTGCTTGACTTCAAGAAACACATCACTCAAGATGCTCTCCGTGTCATGAGCTCATGGAATGATTCCATCCATTTCTGCAGTTGGGTTGGTGTTACATGCAACCATTCCACCAAGAGAGTCTTGAATTTGAACCTGCCAGATCAAAACTTGGCAGGCTCTTTACCTCATTCTATAGGAAATCTTTCCTATCTTACTAGTATCAACCTAGGAAGCAACAGCTTTCGTGGTGAAATTCCTCAGGAAATTGGTCGTCTGCAAAGCCTACACGTTCTTAACTTGTCTCACAATTCCTTCAGTGGGAAAATTCCAACCAATTTATCCCAGTGTACACAACTAAAGACGCTTGAGTTTCGTTACAATGAACTTATTGGCTCGATTCCAAAACAACTCAGTTCATTGTCGAAATTAAAGCATCTGGTGCTTTATTACAACAGTCTGACTGGAACCATCCCGAGTTGGATAGGAAACTTTTCTTCTCTGCGTTGGTTAGATTTTGCCGCAAACAATTTTCAAGGAAGCATACCCAATGCGCTCGGGCGGCTAACAAGATTGCAAGAATTCGCACTTGAAGGAAACAAGCTCTCTGGTATAATCCCTGCTTCAATCTATAATATTTCTTCCATATACTTGTTTGGTGTTACTACAAACCAATTGCATGGAGAGCTAccaacaaatctcggccttacTCTTCCTAATCTCCAAGAATTTGTTTGTAGCGACAACCAATTCACAGGAATTATTCCTGTATCATTGTCAAATGCTTCTAGACTACAAGTTATTGACTTCTCTACAAATGGTCTTACTGGAACAATCCCAGGTGAAAATCTTGGAACCTTGAGAAGCTTAGTTACACTAAACCTTAATCACAATAGATTGGGAAGTGGGAAAGCTGGggacctgaattttctcaaattcttgGCTAATTGTACTAGTCTGGAGGTGTTGGGTCTTTCCGAAAATCAATTTGGAGGAGAATTGCCTGTATCCATGTCCAACCTTTCTACCACACTAAGAAATCTTTACCTGGGGACAAATTCGATACATGGAAGCATCCCTTTGGGTATTGGAAATCTAGTAAACTTGGCCCTTGTTGAAATGGATAATAACTATTTCAGTGGTAGTCTCCCTGAAGAAATCGGGAGGCTTCAGAAATTGAATGTATTATATTTGGACGACAACACTTTTTCTGGGCCAATCCCGTCGTCCCTGGGTAACATGACTTCATTGACAAAACTCTTCCTACAACAGAATAGATTTCTGGGAAATATACCACCAAGTCTAGGAGATTGCCACCATCTTCTACTGCTTAACCTTTCCGTCAACAATCTAACAGGCACCATACCTAAAGAGATTTTTGGGCTTTCATCCCTTTCAATTTCTTTGACAATGTCTGACAATCAGTTGACAGGTCCATTGCCATCTGAAGTTGGTCTTTTGGTACATCTAGTAGAGCTAGATTTATCAAGAAACAATTTATCAGCTGAAATTCCCACAAGCCTTGGCAGTTGTATTATGTTGGTGCGCTTGCAATTGGAAGGTAATGAGTTTCAAGGAATAATTCCTCAATCTTTTAAAAGTTTAAGAAGCCTGGAAGAAATTGATCTTTCAAGCAATAACTTATCCGGGCAGATTCCTGAGTTTCTAAGCAAGTTTCGATTTCTTAGGCATCTCAACCTTTCATATAATAATTTTGAGGGTAAAATGCCTGAAGAAGGGATCTTTTCAAATGCAACTGGTCTCTCAATTCTTGGAAATGCTAATCTATGTGGTGGTAGCTCGAAATTACATTTACATGCATGCCCCAACATAAAGCCTCACTTATCTCGAGGACTGTTTGCTCGAAAAGTAGTCATCTCTGTAGCTTGCGCACTTGCCATCATAATTGGTATGTCATGCCTTATTGTTGCTCGTTCAATGCTTAAGAGGCCAAGGAGTATATCTGTAAGCTCACGTTCTTATGAGGATTGGAAAGCAAGTGTCTCTTACTCAGAACTTGTTCAATCAACCGACGGGTTCTCTACGGAAAATTTGATTGGTTCTGGAAGTTTTGGTTCTGTTTACAAAGGAGTAGTCCCCGGTGATGGAACTCTAGTTGCAGTTAAGGTGTTAAACCTTCAACAACAAGGAGCATCCAAGAGTTTTATGGATGAATGTAAAGCTTTGAGAAGCGTAAGGCATCGTAATCTTCTGAAGATCATAACTGCATGCTCAAGCATTGACAACCAGGGTCAAGATTTCAAAAGTCTAGTTTTTGAGTACATGGTAAATGGAAGCCTAGAAATGTGGCTACATCCGAGAAATGACGAGCACACTCAGAGTAAGAGATTGAGCCTTGTCCAAAGACTCAATATTGTAATCGATGTTGCTTCTGCATTGGATTATCTCCACAACCATTGTGAAACTTCAATTGTTCATTGTGATATGAAGCCAAATAATGTTCTTCTAGACGAAGATCTGGTAGCTCATGTTGGTGACTTTGGTTTAGCAAGGTTCCTCTTGGAGGCGTCTAATGATCCCGCTCAAAGTCAAACCATATCAACCGGATTAAAGGGTTCAATAGGCTACATTCCTCCAG AGTATGGCATGGGAGGCCAAGTTTCCATCCTTGGAGATGTTTATAGTTTTGGAATACTATTGCTAGAAATGTTCACAGGAAGACGACCTACAGATGACATTTTCAAAGATGGTTTGAGCATTCACCAGTTCACTGCCATGGCGATGCCTGACCATGCCATGGACAGAGTTGACCCACTGCTGCTCGTTGAATGTGAAGATGCAGATGTTGATGGAAGCCCAATTCAAGCAAGAAGGTTGGTGGAATGCTCAGTTTCAGTGATGCAAATTGGACTCTCATGCTCTGCCACATCACCGTCAGAGCGAATGCTTATGGGTGCTGTTGTGAACAAATTAAAGACAATTAGAGATTCATATCTCAAATTAAGAGGTAGAGGCTAG